A single window of Echinimonas agarilytica DNA harbors:
- the fis gene encoding DNA-binding transcriptional regulator Fis: MFENNFKTDAVATETSPTSQSVQPTLRESVKQSVSNYLATLNGQDVSDLYELVLSEVEAPLLEEIMTYTRGNQTRASTMLGLNRGTLRKKLKKYGMN; this comes from the coding sequence ATGTTCGAAAACAACTTCAAAACCGATGCAGTAGCAACCGAAACTTCTCCAACTTCTCAATCGGTTCAACCGACTTTGCGTGAGTCTGTGAAGCAATCTGTAAGTAATTATCTGGCGACTCTAAATGGCCAAGATGTGAGTGACTTGTACGAATTAGTCTTGTCAGAAGTCGAAGCTCCTCTGTTAGAGGAAATTATGACTTATACCCGTGGTAACCAAACTCGTGCATCAACCATGCTCGGATTGAACCGCGGTACTTTGCGTAAGAAACTCAAGAAATACGGCATGAACTAA
- the dusB gene encoding tRNA dihydrouridine synthase DusB — translation MQIGRYKLESPVICAPMAGVTDRPFRQMARKWGAALAVSEMLSSNPDLWHTEKSRNRMDHSGESGIRAVQIAGSEPELMAKAAQHNVAQGAQIVDINMGCPAKKVNKKLAGSALMKDPDLIESIVTAVVNAVDVPVTLKMRTGWAPDNRNGVDIARRIANRGIQALTVHGRTRACAYRGQAEYDTIRAIKQAVDIPVIANGDIVSAQQARQVMDYTGADAIMIGRGAQGRPWLFEQTAHHLKTGKELPDPPLHKQMQVLLNHVQALHDFYGPVKGLRIARKHVGWFVEPFDQPRKFRVTFNSIETEHQQLAEIAAFYKSILS, via the coding sequence GTGCAAATTGGTCGTTACAAACTGGAAAGTCCGGTTATCTGTGCGCCCATGGCAGGAGTAACTGACCGTCCGTTTCGGCAAATGGCTCGAAAGTGGGGCGCAGCGCTCGCAGTATCCGAGATGCTATCGTCCAACCCAGACCTTTGGCACACCGAAAAATCACGAAACCGCATGGATCATAGCGGTGAAAGTGGTATTCGAGCCGTACAAATTGCGGGTTCTGAACCCGAGTTAATGGCAAAAGCAGCTCAACATAATGTCGCCCAAGGCGCACAAATTGTTGACATTAACATGGGATGCCCTGCCAAAAAGGTCAACAAGAAGTTGGCTGGCTCAGCGCTGATGAAAGATCCTGATTTAATCGAGTCTATCGTCACTGCCGTGGTCAACGCTGTGGATGTTCCGGTCACTCTAAAAATGAGAACCGGTTGGGCCCCCGACAATAGAAACGGAGTAGACATAGCTCGACGCATCGCGAATCGAGGTATTCAAGCTCTTACGGTTCATGGTAGAACCCGCGCTTGCGCTTATAGAGGCCAAGCTGAATACGACACAATCCGCGCCATCAAACAGGCAGTGGATATTCCAGTCATCGCCAATGGCGATATCGTGTCAGCGCAACAAGCCCGCCAGGTCATGGATTACACTGGGGCAGATGCCATTATGATTGGTCGAGGTGCTCAAGGGCGCCCTTGGTTGTTTGAGCAAACCGCTCACCACCTAAAGACCGGAAAAGAATTACCAGATCCACCTTTGCATAAGCAAATGCAGGTTCTGTTAAACCATGTGCAAGCACTGCATGATTTTTATGGCCCTGTGAAGGGCTTAAGAATAGCGCGCAAGCATGTGGGTTGGTTCGTCGAACCATTCGACCAGCCTCGGAAGTTTCGAGTAACGTTCAATTCTATTGAAACGGAACATCAACAACTTGCCGAAATCGCTGCGTTTTATAAATCGATTCTGTCCTAA
- the prmA gene encoding 50S ribosomal protein L11 methyltransferase: MAWIQLRINATADTAESIGDAMMECGALSITFLDSKDVPIFEPLPGETRLWGETDVMGLWTADVDTDIALTYLKGLFGEFRYKLEALEDKDWEREWMDNFHPMKFGQRLWICPSWCDIPEPDAVNVMLDPGLAFGTGTHPTTALCLEWLESLDLQGKTVIDYGCGSGILGVAALKLGAARVIGVDIDPQAIEASQVNAERNGVAGQIELYLAGEAELPKADVLVANILAGPLTELAPSITELIQPNGKLALSGLLAEQQDHVAAAYQSSFHDFGFQEQEQWMRINASKNG; encoded by the coding sequence ATGGCTTGGATACAGCTTCGTATTAACGCAACAGCCGACACCGCTGAATCAATCGGAGACGCCATGATGGAATGTGGTGCTCTGTCGATTACATTTCTCGATTCCAAAGACGTTCCCATTTTCGAACCTCTCCCTGGTGAAACTCGACTGTGGGGTGAAACGGATGTCATGGGGCTGTGGACGGCTGATGTCGATACGGACATCGCTTTGACCTATCTCAAAGGCTTGTTTGGCGAATTCCGCTATAAACTCGAAGCGCTTGAAGACAAAGACTGGGAACGCGAGTGGATGGATAACTTCCATCCCATGAAATTCGGTCAGCGACTGTGGATTTGCCCTTCATGGTGCGATATCCCGGAACCCGATGCGGTGAACGTAATGCTCGATCCCGGATTAGCCTTTGGCACCGGCACACACCCAACAACAGCACTTTGCTTAGAGTGGCTTGAAAGCCTCGATCTGCAAGGTAAAACAGTGATCGACTATGGTTGTGGTTCAGGCATTTTAGGTGTGGCGGCGCTCAAGCTAGGAGCAGCCCGTGTGATTGGCGTTGATATTGATCCTCAAGCCATTGAAGCCAGCCAAGTAAATGCTGAACGCAATGGCGTGGCAGGCCAAATCGAACTTTACTTAGCCGGTGAGGCTGAGTTGCCTAAGGCGGATGTATTAGTCGCAAATATTTTAGCGGGTCCCCTGACAGAGTTGGCTCCATCCATCACTGAACTGATTCAACCCAACGGTAAATTAGCCTTGTCTGGGTTGTTAGCAGAACAACAAGATCATGTTGCCGCAGCGTACCAATCTAGCTTCCATGATTTTGGCTTTCAGGAGCAGGAACAATGGATGCGAATAAATGCAAGTAAAAATGGCTAA
- a CDS encoding putative bifunctional diguanylate cyclase/phosphodiesterase — protein sequence MVTRSDALKLKEFSSEFSAKPFVSLRWQLAAFLCVTSMLATSFLVFWAYLESESDIQQAIRNKQRLIQTELRIFSQQGFQLLEQRSGQIEDTISLASSRGVNFRSEDFQKESQAWHTLTSILFAQNASIMGSPTLHLAGPPPPLDPNASEWLELLFDSGGQFSRWFCNGQCELQLFTLIEQSTGNLVLLQRLPFKPTLQRVDQTNNSRLWIVAGYDKEDKILSGTSELPPHLRALDLAIPSQPQYLRIDIDGEPNAIWRFSLRNDGIPASIWVAYPLTGAIASARQNWQHAVIYIITTLFLTSLIALILLWAPLRRLHHLARIIPQLMDESSETEIKVAVREPNLVRDESHLFTHSALELHRKMKSKNRHIQQQTDELKRLAQYDPLTGLYNRSMFEQALHQSVIQLERHLSSLAIMFIDLNKFKQVNDSLGHDQGDIMLKAVAVRLSAAIRRADVLARFGGDEFVILLPNMSDLDQIKNLSNKLFASVGQPLVLKDQTIYPQMSIGVSLCTKADYSISQLMREADSAMYDAKHSGDNQMRLYQRRLRKKDAWKSSLESDLNTALDNNELDLAVSPLVNLQTGLVDSYVLDTCWEHPSRGLIHSENFLPQLEKMQSSILQKLSSWQLEAALDLIDLTLEKGAHQQRFYISMSRHDLEFPILFELITRHCQQVPELAQHLGIEVNEQIFAEFYSQTHSELMLLNELGVALSFTQFGVDLGSLNYLRELPLAMVRLDGSYTNTEQLENGMTKSLIDMMHKLKIKVAADHVDTSEKRALLVAAGCDLAQGRAMTSPLTVEQTISKFISSSAASPVKV from the coding sequence TTGGTCACAAGATCCGATGCACTCAAGCTAAAGGAATTCAGCTCTGAGTTCAGCGCAAAACCATTTGTCAGTTTACGCTGGCAATTGGCGGCCTTCCTGTGCGTTACAAGCATGCTCGCCACCTCATTTTTGGTGTTTTGGGCTTATCTTGAAAGCGAATCAGACATCCAGCAGGCAATTCGCAATAAGCAACGCCTGATTCAAACCGAACTCCGAATTTTTTCTCAACAAGGATTTCAACTCCTCGAACAGCGCTCCGGTCAAATAGAGGACACCATCTCACTTGCTTCTTCCCGAGGAGTAAATTTTCGATCTGAGGACTTTCAAAAAGAGTCGCAAGCGTGGCACACCTTGACTTCAATTTTGTTTGCGCAAAACGCCAGCATTATGGGTAGCCCGACGTTACACCTTGCAGGACCTCCGCCTCCTTTAGATCCAAATGCGTCAGAGTGGTTGGAATTATTGTTTGATTCAGGAGGCCAATTCAGCCGTTGGTTTTGTAACGGCCAGTGCGAACTTCAACTATTCACGCTCATCGAGCAATCGACGGGCAACTTAGTCCTGTTACAACGACTTCCATTCAAGCCCACATTGCAGCGCGTCGATCAAACCAATAATTCACGACTTTGGATCGTAGCGGGCTACGACAAAGAAGATAAAATTTTGTCAGGCACCTCCGAGTTACCCCCTCACTTAAGGGCACTCGATTTAGCGATTCCTAGCCAACCCCAATATCTGCGAATAGATATTGACGGCGAGCCTAATGCAATTTGGCGCTTTTCGTTGAGAAATGACGGCATCCCAGCTTCTATTTGGGTAGCATACCCACTTACAGGCGCCATCGCCTCAGCTCGACAGAATTGGCAACATGCCGTGATTTACATCATTACTACACTGTTCTTAACGTCGCTCATCGCCCTAATTCTATTGTGGGCACCTTTGCGGCGACTTCACCATCTGGCCCGTATTATTCCGCAGCTGATGGACGAAAGCTCTGAAACAGAAATCAAAGTTGCCGTGCGCGAGCCCAACTTGGTGCGCGATGAGTCGCACTTATTTACCCATAGCGCACTTGAATTGCATCGCAAGATGAAGAGTAAAAATCGCCACATTCAGCAACAAACCGATGAGCTTAAACGTCTTGCACAATATGACCCCCTCACCGGCCTGTACAACCGGTCCATGTTTGAACAAGCTTTGCATCAATCTGTGATTCAACTGGAACGTCATTTAAGCTCATTGGCAATTATGTTTATTGATTTGAACAAATTTAAACAAGTGAACGATTCACTTGGCCATGATCAAGGCGACATTATGCTCAAAGCCGTTGCCGTTCGGCTATCTGCGGCTATCAGAAGAGCCGATGTTTTGGCACGCTTTGGCGGAGATGAATTTGTGATTTTGCTCCCCAATATGTCCGACTTAGATCAAATAAAGAATTTATCTAATAAATTATTCGCATCGGTTGGACAGCCTTTAGTGCTCAAAGACCAAACCATTTATCCCCAAATGTCGATTGGCGTGTCGCTTTGCACCAAGGCCGACTACTCTATTAGCCAGCTTATGCGCGAAGCAGATTCTGCCATGTACGACGCAAAACACAGTGGCGACAATCAAATGCGATTGTATCAACGTCGGCTGCGTAAAAAGGACGCTTGGAAGTCCAGTCTAGAATCAGATTTAAACACCGCATTAGACAATAATGAGCTAGATTTGGCCGTCTCACCTTTAGTTAATTTACAGACTGGCCTTGTGGATAGTTATGTATTGGATACATGCTGGGAACATCCCAGTCGAGGTCTGATTCATTCCGAAAATTTTTTACCGCAGCTTGAAAAAATGCAAAGTTCTATCTTGCAAAAGTTGTCATCTTGGCAGCTCGAAGCTGCACTTGATTTAATCGACTTGACGCTGGAAAAAGGCGCACATCAGCAACGTTTTTACATCTCAATGTCGCGGCATGACTTAGAGTTTCCAATACTGTTTGAACTCATCACTCGCCATTGCCAACAAGTACCAGAGCTTGCGCAACATTTAGGCATTGAAGTGAATGAGCAAATCTTCGCAGAGTTTTACTCTCAAACACACAGCGAGCTAATGCTATTAAATGAGTTAGGGGTCGCCTTATCATTCACTCAATTTGGAGTAGACCTTGGCTCACTCAATTACCTCAGAGAATTACCGCTGGCAATGGTGCGATTAGATGGCTCCTACACCAACACGGAACAACTTGAAAATGGCATGACTAAGTCACTCATTGACATGATGCATAAATTAAAAATTAAAGTGGCTGCAGATCATGTAGACACCTCGGAAAAACGCGCATTGCTCGTCGCTGCCGGATGCGATCTGGCTCAAGGTCGAGCCATGACATCACCTTTGACTGTTGAACAAACCATTTCTAAATTTATATCTTCAAGTGCAGCTTCCCCTGTGAAAGTCTAA
- a CDS encoding P-II family nitrogen regulator encodes MKLITAIIKPYKLEDVRDALSSVGVLGLTVTQVKGFGRQKGHNELYRGAEYQVDFVPKIKLEIAVNTDRAEHVVETIVEAAKTNSIGDGKVFVTPIEQVVRIRTGETDHDAL; translated from the coding sequence ATGAAATTGATAACTGCAATTATCAAACCCTATAAGCTTGAAGATGTGCGTGATGCGCTCTCAAGTGTTGGTGTTTTGGGATTGACGGTCACCCAAGTAAAAGGGTTTGGACGTCAAAAAGGACACAATGAACTTTATCGTGGAGCCGAGTATCAAGTTGATTTCGTGCCAAAAATTAAGTTAGAGATCGCTGTGAATACGGATCGTGCTGAGCATGTGGTGGAAACTATTGTTGAGGCCGCCAAAACAAACAGCATTGGCGACGGCAAAGTATTTGTTACGCCTATCGAGCAAGTGGTTCGTATCCGAACCGGTGAAACCGATCACGACGCTCTCTAA
- a CDS encoding ammonium transporter — MTRLFLAVALLGLPCLSFAEDVLDGGNTAWILTATALVLMMTLPGLSLFYGGLVRSKNVLSVLMQCFAIACIASVLWLLFGYSIAFGEVTHGFFGGLDQAFFKAISEDSVSGGIPTSLFALFQMTFAIITPALIIGGFAERMRFSAMFLFSAVWLILVYAPITHWVWGGGWLGEMGLLDFAGGTVVHVTAGVAALVAAIVLGPRKGFPHQAMPPHNLTMTVCGAGMLWVGWFGFNGGSALAANGDAAMAMTVTHISAAAGSIAWMAMEWIKYGKPSVLGIVTGMVAGLGTITPASGFVGPMGALVIGLSAGVICYYATHLIKRKWHIDDSLDVFPVHGVGGILGTLLAAVFASSELGIFSGQGLAEGVTIGDQFVVQAIGVASTFAYTAVVTFILLKVIGVMVPLRVSEEEETQGLDLTLHDERGYDL, encoded by the coding sequence ATGACACGATTATTTCTCGCGGTAGCGCTGTTAGGCTTGCCGTGCCTCTCCTTTGCCGAGGACGTTCTAGACGGCGGCAACACGGCCTGGATTTTGACGGCAACTGCGTTAGTCTTGATGATGACATTACCCGGCTTATCACTGTTTTATGGTGGGCTAGTTCGTAGTAAGAACGTGCTGTCGGTACTCATGCAATGCTTTGCGATTGCATGTATTGCTTCTGTACTTTGGTTGCTGTTTGGTTACAGCATAGCGTTTGGAGAGGTGACACACGGTTTCTTCGGGGGCCTTGATCAAGCATTCTTCAAAGCTATTTCTGAAGATTCAGTGAGTGGCGGCATTCCCACATCTTTGTTTGCCTTATTTCAAATGACGTTTGCTATTATTACGCCAGCACTGATCATTGGTGGTTTTGCTGAACGCATGCGTTTCAGCGCGATGTTTTTATTTTCTGCCGTTTGGTTGATTTTAGTGTACGCACCGATCACACACTGGGTGTGGGGCGGTGGTTGGTTAGGCGAGATGGGGCTTCTCGACTTTGCTGGTGGTACCGTGGTTCACGTCACCGCGGGTGTGGCTGCGTTGGTTGCTGCAATTGTCTTAGGTCCACGCAAAGGCTTCCCTCATCAAGCGATGCCGCCACACAACCTGACCATGACTGTATGTGGCGCAGGGATGCTGTGGGTCGGTTGGTTTGGTTTTAACGGCGGCTCTGCGTTAGCGGCCAATGGTGATGCAGCGATGGCGATGACCGTTACGCATATTTCTGCGGCTGCAGGCTCAATTGCTTGGATGGCAATGGAGTGGATCAAATATGGCAAACCTTCTGTATTGGGTATTGTGACTGGTATGGTTGCGGGCTTGGGTACGATTACCCCTGCTTCTGGTTTCGTCGGTCCAATGGGCGCGCTTGTGATTGGTCTTTCTGCGGGGGTGATTTGCTACTATGCAACGCACTTGATTAAGCGTAAATGGCACATTGATGACTCATTAGACGTGTTCCCTGTGCACGGCGTAGGTGGCATTTTAGGGACTTTATTGGCGGCGGTTTTTGCGTCATCTGAATTAGGTATATTCAGCGGTCAAGGGCTTGCTGAAGGCGTAACAATTGGTGATCAATTCGTTGTTCAAGCCATTGGTGTGGCTTCTACATTTGCTTATACCGCAGTGGTCACTTTTATCTTGCTGAAGGTGATTGGTGTAATGGTTCCGTTGCGTGTTTCTGAAGAAGAGGAAACGCAAGGCTTAGACTTAACGTTGCATGATGAGCGTGGTTACGATCTGTAA
- a CDS encoding putative 4-hydroxy-4-methyl-2-oxoglutarate aldolase — protein sequence MLDILPDLFDQHAQQLQWLPIQWCDFGGVPTFYGEVQTVRCFEDNSRVKEVLAMPGRGRVLLVDGGGSLNRALLGDLIAQSAQDCGWAGVVILGAVRDVHALKGMSLGIKALGACPIKTQRKGIGELDCVLHIEGVAVNSGDYVYADRHGIAISSTAFHIDSEGAIKEW from the coding sequence ATGCTCGATATTTTACCTGACTTGTTTGATCAACACGCACAGCAATTGCAATGGTTACCCATTCAATGGTGTGACTTTGGTGGCGTACCTACGTTTTATGGTGAAGTTCAGACGGTGCGCTGTTTTGAAGATAACAGTCGTGTGAAAGAAGTGTTGGCCATGCCGGGGCGAGGAAGAGTGTTACTCGTTGATGGCGGAGGCTCGCTCAACAGAGCGTTGCTCGGAGACCTTATTGCGCAAAGCGCTCAGGATTGCGGTTGGGCGGGAGTCGTTATTTTAGGAGCGGTACGCGATGTTCATGCATTGAAAGGAATGTCGTTGGGAATTAAAGCGTTAGGTGCATGCCCAATTAAAACGCAACGCAAAGGTATTGGAGAGCTGGATTGTGTCCTTCATATTGAAGGCGTGGCGGTGAATTCCGGCGACTATGTTTATGCTGATCGCCACGGTATTGCGATTAGTTCCACAGCGTTTCATATTGATAGTGAAGGGGCTATAAAAGAGTGGTAG
- a CDS encoding DUF2375 family protein translates to MNTLQVTVLYFTDSDLRLRDESLELEVGNGGRAIIPRGYKDGKQIVAVLAGECHLLNRIGDRVLPISSASIAHQVDFE, encoded by the coding sequence ATGAACACATTGCAAGTTACCGTCTTATACTTCACCGACTCCGATCTTCGCTTAAGAGATGAAAGCTTGGAGCTGGAAGTTGGAAATGGCGGCCGTGCGATTATTCCTCGTGGCTACAAAGATGGAAAGCAAATTGTTGCTGTGCTTGCCGGCGAGTGCCATTTACTCAACCGGATCGGCGATCGAGTCTTACCTATTTCATCCGCCTCAATTGCGCATCAAGTCGACTTCGAATAA
- a CDS encoding AraC family transcriptional regulator codes for MNHKKITLLFNPNQYFDRLIIEGIGQYLQAIQLDWSMHIETDVTQCVGPIDECLGDAVIADFDHPDIRERLRDYTKPMVAVGSSYENELAYPHRPFVASDNYALMNAAYQHLTDRGLHRVAFYGPTETPSTRWIGERERALIQLSNAQGQPLNIYRAPESGFNSPHEHISDIAQWLTSLDLPIGLIAANDSCARSVLLAAQQAEIAVPDQLAVIGVDDDDITRHLHRISLSSVVQSNQEMGYQAAKTLHLMLQGQTTSPNIIKFGPSNLVAKQSTEFTSLNDKLVIEAMQFIRQHATQGIKVSDITQHLGVSRSNLEARFKNERGHSIHHEIHQAKITRAQRLLSSTMLPTREIAELCGYPSLQYMYAVFSKNFGYTPKEYRNKNHKKKLSEG; via the coding sequence ATGAATCATAAAAAAATTACACTTCTGTTCAATCCAAATCAGTATTTTGACCGACTAATCATTGAAGGAATTGGCCAATATTTACAGGCTATTCAGCTCGATTGGAGCATGCATATCGAAACCGATGTTACGCAATGTGTCGGCCCAATTGATGAATGCTTAGGAGATGCTGTAATCGCCGACTTTGATCACCCGGATATACGAGAGCGTTTGAGAGATTACACCAAGCCTATGGTGGCTGTGGGTAGTAGCTACGAAAATGAATTGGCCTACCCTCACCGACCATTTGTCGCGTCAGACAACTATGCACTTATGAATGCAGCCTATCAGCACTTAACCGACCGTGGACTTCATCGTGTTGCATTTTATGGCCCTACGGAAACTCCGTCCACACGGTGGATCGGTGAACGTGAACGCGCGCTTATTCAGCTATCAAACGCACAAGGGCAGCCTCTGAATATTTATCGAGCCCCCGAAAGTGGCTTTAACAGCCCGCACGAACATATCTCGGATATTGCCCAATGGTTGACGAGTCTTGATTTACCTATTGGCTTGATCGCGGCCAACGATTCATGCGCTCGTTCTGTATTACTCGCAGCTCAACAAGCCGAAATTGCGGTGCCAGATCAGCTTGCGGTGATCGGGGTTGATGATGATGACATTACTCGCCACTTGCACCGAATCAGTCTTAGTTCAGTGGTTCAAAGCAATCAAGAAATGGGGTACCAGGCCGCGAAGACTTTACACTTGATGCTGCAAGGGCAAACCACATCGCCAAACATCATCAAATTTGGCCCCAGCAATTTAGTGGCCAAACAAAGCACTGAATTCACTTCACTCAATGACAAACTGGTGATCGAAGCCATGCAGTTCATTCGCCAACATGCAACCCAAGGGATAAAGGTAAGTGATATTACGCAGCATCTAGGCGTGAGCCGGTCCAACTTAGAGGCACGCTTTAAAAATGAACGAGGCCATTCTATCCATCACGAAATTCATCAGGCAAAGATTACCCGAGCACAACGATTGTTGAGTTCCACCATGTTACCTACGCGAGAGATCGCCGAGCTATGCGGCTATCCGTCACTACAATACATGTATGCTGTGTTTAGTAAGAACTTTGGATACACACCCAAAGAGTATCGAAACAAAAACCATAAGAAAAAGCTTTCTGAAGGTTAA
- the tal gene encoding transaldolase: MANILEQLKQVTTVVADTGDVDAIARFKPEDATTNPSLILKAMSLETYKDMLSDLYKWAAEQTQDDAEAVELAADKLVVAMGQEILKQVPGRVSTEVDARLSFDTEASVAKAHKLIALYEEAGISRDRVLIKLASTWEGIRAAEQLESEGIQCNLTLLFSFAQARACAEAGAFLISPFVGRILDWYKAANPGTEYAAAEEPGVIGVSAIYNYYKEHGYKTVVMGASFRNAGEIVELAGCDRLTISPALLEELQGMEGSLETKLSPVAASKTVDAKLTEAEYRFQHNSDAMAVEKLSEGIRGFVKDQGIMEGNLLAGIQAAR, encoded by the coding sequence ATGGCTAATATCCTTGAGCAACTCAAGCAAGTTACCACTGTGGTTGCGGACACTGGTGACGTTGATGCGATTGCTCGCTTCAAGCCCGAAGATGCCACAACCAACCCTTCTCTGATCCTTAAAGCTATGTCTTTAGAAACATATAAAGACATGCTGAGCGACCTATACAAGTGGGCCGCAGAGCAAACCCAAGATGATGCAGAAGCTGTTGAGCTTGCTGCAGACAAATTGGTTGTTGCTATGGGTCAAGAAATCCTTAAGCAAGTTCCAGGTCGCGTATCAACAGAAGTTGATGCTCGCTTGTCTTTTGACACAGAAGCTAGCGTTGCGAAAGCTCACAAGTTGATTGCATTGTACGAAGAAGCAGGCATTAGCCGCGATCGCGTACTCATCAAACTCGCATCCACTTGGGAAGGTATCCGAGCTGCTGAGCAGCTCGAAAGCGAAGGCATTCAGTGTAACCTCACATTGTTGTTCAGCTTTGCACAAGCTCGCGCATGTGCTGAAGCGGGTGCATTCTTAATTTCTCCATTTGTAGGTCGTATTTTAGATTGGTACAAAGCTGCCAACCCAGGTACAGAGTACGCTGCTGCTGAAGAGCCAGGCGTAATCGGCGTATCTGCAATCTATAACTACTACAAAGAACATGGTTACAAAACTGTAGTGATGGGCGCAAGCTTCCGTAACGCAGGTGAAATCGTTGAATTGGCTGGTTGTGACCGCCTGACGATCAGCCCAGCATTGTTGGAAGAGCTTCAAGGCATGGAAGGATCGTTGGAAACTAAATTGTCTCCAGTTGCGGCTTCTAAGACAGTTGATGCTAAATTGACTGAAGCTGAATATCGTTTCCAACACAACTCTGACGCAATGGCTGTTGAGAAGTTGTCTGAAGGTATCCGTGGCTTTGTGAAAGACCAAGGCATCATGGAAGGTAACTTATTAGCCGGTATTCAAGCGGCTCGTTAA